Proteins from one Chanodichthys erythropterus isolate Z2021 chromosome 15, ASM2448905v1, whole genome shotgun sequence genomic window:
- the ndufs6 gene encoding NADH dehydrogenase [ubiquinone] iron-sulfur protein 6, mitochondrial: MAATLPRILSFGKNTKALLNGMRLSVVPVQQYSVPVSNYGEKVTHTGQLYDENDVRRARFIGRQKEVNENFAINLVAEEPVSYVESRTVSCDGGGGALGHPKVYINLDKDTKVGTCGYCGLQFKQKHHH; this comes from the exons ATGGCAGCCACCCTTCCAAGGATCTTGTCCTTCGGTAAAAATACGAAGGCTTTGCTCAATGGCATGAGGTTATCTGTAGTGCCAGTTCAGCAATACAGTGTACCGGTTTCTAATTATGGAGAAAAAGTGACTCACACAGGACAG CTCTATGATGAAAATGATGTGAGAAGAGCCAGATTCATCGGTAGACAAAAAGAG GTGAATGAGAACTTTGCGATCAACTTGGTTGCAGAAGAACCAGTGTCATACGTAGAGTCAAGAACAGTGTCCTGTGATGGAGGCGGAGGGGCTCTCGGCCACCCCAAAGTTTACATCAACTTG GACAAGGACACCAAAGTTGGCACTTGTGGATACTGTGGGCTGCAGTTTAAGCAGAAGCATCATCACTGA